Proteins found in one Oryza glaberrima chromosome 4, OglaRS2, whole genome shotgun sequence genomic segment:
- the LOC127770968 gene encoding CBS domain-containing protein CBSX5-like — protein sequence MVLQSHDVSDLCIGKPPVRWLPPSSTVADAIAEIEAGGGRGPDAAVAVWDGRKGEVDGRVCMADVHLFLCGGDGEAASLASPAAALQATLSDLLAAGAPPVRRIEPHARSRPRHVRLTRFVGYSVVEAVDAFLDGAHCLVVPIRERWRRAAAGEMCMCWLTVEDVVRFFVGSIGLFAPTASLSVSQLGIVRSATLAVADGDRALSAVPLLRAALATHSSVAVITGAGIVPRLAGEVSPSTLCSCDVSVAAAIAALSAGDLTAFLHRSDLRCRRNLPGMVDLLYAGDPSSWPPSPSSSSSSSSSSSLSSFSSSSDDEAEDGYKHYASAPCARRGNNRQTIACHPGSSLVAVMAQAVAHRVTQVWVVDADDGELVGVVRFLDVLWVLREHLNQPPPDLPIEFLVNYSQY from the exons ATGGTGCTGCAATCTCACGATGTATCGGATCTCTGCATCGGCAAGCCGCCGGTGAGGTGGctgccgccgtcctccaccgtcgccgacgccatcgccgagatcgaggccggcggcggccggggtccggacgccgccgtcgccgtgtgggacgggaggaagggggaagtGGATGGCAGGGTGTGCATGGCTGACGTGCACCTCTTcctctgcggcggcgacggcgaggcggccagCCTGGcttccccggccgccgcgctgcaGGCCACGCTctccgacctcctcgccgccggcgcgccgcccgtCCGCCGCATCGAGCCCCACGCGAGGTCGCGCCCACGCCACGTG CGTCTGACGAGATTTGTTGGTTACAGTGTGGTGGAAGCGGTGGACGCCTTCTTGGACGGCGCGCACTGCCTCGTCGTGCCGATccgggagcggtggcggcgcgcggcggcgggggagatgTGCATGTGCTGGCTCACGGTGGAGGACGTGGTGCGCTTCTTCGTCGGCTCCATCGGCCTCTTCGCCCCGACGGCCTCGCTCTCGGTTTCTCAGCTCGGCATCGTGCGCTCGGccacgctcgccgtcgccgacggcgacagGGCGCTCTCCGCCGTgccgctcctccgcgccgcgctgGCGACGCACTCATCCGTCGCCGTCATCACGGGCGCAGGTATCGtcccccgcctcgccggcgaggtgtCGCCGTCGACGCTCTGCTCCTGCGACGTGTCCGTCGCGGCGGCCATCGCGGCGCTCTCGGCCGGCGACCTCACGGCCTTCCTCCACCGCAGCGACCTCCGGTGCCGCCGCAACCTCCCCGGCATGGTCGACCTCCTGTACGCCGGCGACCCGTCGTCGtggcccccctccccctcctcctcctcttcctcgtcgtcatcgtcgtcgttatCATCCTTCTCGTCTTCCTccgacgacgaggcggaggacgGGTACAAACACTACGCGTCAGCGCCGTGCGCGCGGCGAGGCAACAACAGGCAGACCATCGCGTGCCACCCGGGGAGCTCGCTGGTGGCGGTGATGGCGCAGGCGGTCGCGCACCGCGTGACGCAGGTGTGGGTGgtggacgccgacgacggcgagctggtCGGCGTCGTCCGCTTCCTCGACGTGCTCTGGGTTCTTCGCGAACACCTCAACCAACCACCCCCTGATCTACCCATCGAATTTCTCGTTAATTACTCCCAGTACTAA